CGCGACCATAAGTCGTCCAAGGTAAACGCGATCCGCACCAAGACGCTGATTCAACAAGCCGATCTGGTGGTGGTGCGCTTCGGCGACAAGTACAAGCAATGGAACGCCGCATTCGACGCCGGTTACTGCGCAGCCCTGGGCAAGCCTTATGTGACGCTCCATGGCGACGACATCGTGCATCCCCTGAAGGAAGTCGACGCAGCCGCCATGGCTTGGGCGACCACCACCGAGCAGGTCGTGGAGATTCTGAAGTACGTGCTTCGCGACTGATACGGCTGGTTTGCAGGCTGAGCGATGGCCTGTATTCCCCACAGGATGTTTTTCGGCGAGCCCGGAATTGGCCTTGCCAAGACGGAGGAAAGCGAAGCACCACATTGATCGTAGGGTGCGTTCCACGCACCGAGCGGTATCAGGACGGGAACAAGCCATACCTGGCGTCACGTCTACTGGCTTCAGCATTTTCCGGTGCGCGGAGCGCACCCTACAAAAGTCCGGTTTCTGATGCGGCAAAACAAAACGCCTTGCAGTTCAAACTGCAGGGCGTTGTCGTTACCGGTACTAGATCAGATCGCGCCGCGCTGACGCAGCAGATCGATGACCTGCTTGGCACCCTCTTCCACCGTCAGCGACTCAGTGTCGATCACCAGATCGGCATTGCCCGGCACATCGTAGGGGAAGGACTCGCCGGGAATGTTGTCATCGCCAGCAGCGTACAAGCCTTGCGGATCGCGTTGCTGACAGGTCAGCGGCGAAGCCTGGACATAAACCGTAAGCAGGCGATCCGCACCTACCAACGCCTTGGCCTGTTCGCGGCCTTCGGCATCCGGTGCGACGAAGGCCGCCAGGGTCAAAAGACCCGCCTCGTTGAACTGGCGCGCCACTTGGGCGGCACGGCGCCAATTCTCGGTGCGACCGGCACGGTCCTGCGGCAGGCCCTTGTTCAGGTCGTGGCGCAGGTTCTGGCCATCCAGTACGTAAACAGCCCGCCCCATATCGAACAGTTTGCGCTCCACGGCGTAGGCCAAGGTGCTCTTGCCGGCACCGGACAGCCCGGTAAACAGCACAGTGGCAGGTTGCTGGCCAAAGCGGATCGCGCGCTCTTCGGTCGATACGTGAGCCAGCGCACCGTGATGCCCAGTAGAACCATGAGCAAGCGGATCAGCGATGATCATGCCGGCACCAACGGTGCCGTTGGTGAGCCTGTCGATGACGATGAATGAGCCAGTGGTGCGGTTCTGCGCGTAGCCATCCAGCGCGATCGGCGCATCCAGGCTGACCTTGACGCGACCGATTTCGTTGAGCTGCAGGCTGCTCGCAGCGCCCTTCTCCAGCGTATTCACATCCACCTTGTGGGCGATACTGGCGATGGAGGCCGGCACGTAGCTGGTAGCGCGCTTGATATCGTATTTCTTGCCCGGCAGCATCGGCTCTTCGCCCATCCAAACGAGCATCGCCTCGAAGCCGTCGGCGATACGCGGACGACTATCGGCATGCACCAGCATGTCGCCCCGCGAGACATCGATTTCGTCTTCGAGCGTCAGGGTAACGGCTTCACCCGGCGTCGCCTGCTCGAGTTCGCCATCGAACGTGACGATGGACTTGACCCGACTGATCTTGCCGGACGGCAGCACGGCGATCTCGTCGCCTTTGCGCACGATGCCGCTCGCCAGGGTGCCGGCGAAGCCGCGGAAGTTGAGATTCGGGCGGTTGACGTACTGCACCGGGAAGCGCAGGTCGTCGAAGTTACGGTCGCCGGCGATCTCGACACTCTCGAGAATCTCCATCAGCGACTGCCCCTGGTACCAGGGTGCGCGCTCGCTGCGATTGACTACGTTGTCGCCCTTCAGCGCCGACATCGGCACGAAGTGCAGAGACGACGGCTTGAGTTCGATGCGATCGGCAAATGCCAGGTAGTCGGCCTTGATCTTCTCGAACACGTCCTGATCGAAGTTCATCAGGTCCATCTTGTTGATGGCGACGACGATATGCTTGATGCCCAGCAACGAGGTGATGAAGCTGTGGCGCTTGGTCTGGGTCTGCACCCCGTAGCGGGCATCTACCAGGATGATCGCGAGGTCGCAGGTGGACGCGCCGGTGGCCATGTTGCGCGTGTACTGCTCGTGGCCGGGGGTGTCGGCAATGATGAACTTGCGCTTGGCGGTACTGAAATAACGGTAGGCAACGTCGATGGTGATGCCCTGCTCGCGCTCGGCCTGCAGCCCATCGACCAGCAGCGCCAGATCGACGTCTTCGCCAGTGGTACCGACCTTCTTGGAGTCGCGGGTGATCGCTTCAAGATGGTCCTCGTAGATCATCTTCGAATCGTGCAGCAGGCGGCCGATCAGCGTGCTCTTGCCGTCATCGACGTTGCCGCAGGTCAGGAAACGCAGGAGTTCCTTGCGCTCGTGTTGCGCCAGGTAGGCGAGGATGTCGGCGGAAATTAGGTCGGATTGGTGGCTCATTGCATTCTCCGAGCTGGAAGCTGGAAGCTGGAAGCTGGAAGTAACAGCTCCTCGCATCGACAACTTGCGCTCTGCTAACAGTCTTTACGAATGGTTTGAATCAAACTGGACAGCATGGCGGCGATTTCGCGGGTTTCCTGGATACTGGGTCCTGCAAACTCTTCCGTTACGAAGCCTGCCTCGCGACCTATATAAAGTTGCGTTCGCAGTTCCGCGCAGGAACCTTTGGCAATCAGCAAAAACCGTATTTTTTCCTTCGCTCCTCCCCTACTCATGCCTTCGGCAATATTGCTGGGAATTGATAAGCCTGAGCGAGTGATCTGGTCCTTGAAGCCTAATTCACGAGAACCACTCAGCTGTCGATACAAATTTACCGACAGCCTTGCCGATCGCTTCCATACCTCCAACTTTTCGAAATCCATACAGCGCTCCATGCTGCTTTCACTTCAAGCTTCCGGCTTCAAGCTTCCAGCTATCACTCGTTAAAAGTACCCCTGGCGTTTCTTTTCCTCCATCGAGCCGGTGGCGTCATGGTCGATGACGCGCCCCTGGCGCTCGGAAGTGCGGGTCAGGAGCATCTCCTGGATGATTTCCGGCAGGCTGGTCGCGGTCGACTCGACCGCACCGGTGAGCGGGTAGCAGCCGAGGGTGCGGAAGCGGACCATACGTTTTTCGATGCGCCCTTTTTCCTCATCAGTGAGGTGCTCGAGAATCCGCTCATCGTCGATCATGATCAGCGTGCCGTTCTTCTCGATGACTTCCCGCTCGGCAGCGAAGTACAGCGGCACGATCGGGATCTGCTCGAGGTAGATGTATTGCCAGATGTCCAACTCAGTCCAGTTGGAGAGCGGGAACACGCGGATCGACTCGCCCTTCTTGACCTTGCCGTTGTAGAGATTCCACAGCTCAGGGCGCTGGTTCTTCGGATCCCAGCGGTGCTTGCTGTCACGGAAGGAGTAGACACGCTCCTTGGCGCGGGATTTTTCCTCGTCGCGACGGGCACCACCGAAGGCAGCGTCGAAACCGTACTTGTCCAGCGCCTGCTTGAGTCCTTCGGTCTTCATGACGTCGGTGTGCTTGGCACTGCCATACGTGAAGGGATTCATGTCCTGCGCCACACCCTCGGGGTTGATGTGGGTGATCAGCTCAAGGCCCATCTCCTCGACCATCTTGGTGCGGAAGCTGTACATCTCCTGGAACTTCCAGCGGGTGTCGACATGCAGCACCGGGAACGGCAGCTTGCCAGGGAAGAAGGCCTTGCGCGCCAGGTGCAGCATTACGGCCGAATCTTTGCCGATGGAATACAGCATCACCGGGTTGCCGAACTCTGCAGCGACCTCACGAATGATATGGATGCTTTCCGCCTCCAGCTGTTTCAGATGCGTCAGTTTGTCGACCATGGCTACTCACGATTTGGCAGATGGACGGCCGGCCGGCCGTGGAATGGGCGCAACTCTAACACGACCTTCAATTCTAATCAGGCCGCCTTTTAGACCTAAAAGCTATAGATTTATATCGACTCTCCGCCGTGCCACGGGACCGTGAAATGGGGGGCTCCACGACTCACTGCGCTTGTGGAGCAAGCTTTACGCGGGGTTTGGGCAATCAATGAATTGGTGCTCGATGCCGAAGCGGCTTGCTAGGTACTCACCCAGCGCACGGACCCCATAGCGCTCTGTCGCGTGATGGCCGGCAGCGAAGAAGCTCAGGCCATTTTCACGCGCGATATGTGCCGTGGGTTCGGAGATTTCACCGGTGATATAGGCGTCTACTCCGGCCGCCACAGCCTGATCGATATAGCCCTGGGCACCACCGGTACACCAGGCGACACGCCGAATCGGGCGGTCGCCGGCGACCATCAGCGGCTCCCGTCCAAGCACGTCATGGATCCGACGCATGAACTCAGCCGGCGCCAGCGGTTTCTCAAGGGAGCCCACCAGCCCCACCGAGCGCGGATTGCCCGGCTCCAGCGGACCGTCGGAGCGAAGACCGAGCAATACGCCCAATCGGGCATTGTTGCCGACCTCAGGATGCACATCGAGTGGCAGGTGGTACGCCAGCAGGCTGATGTCATTGCTCAGCAAGGTTTTCAGGCGGCGCTGCTTCATGCCGACGACACGAGCATCTTCGTTCTTCCAGAAATAGCCATGATGGACCAGGACCACATCGGCGCCCGCCTCGACTGCCGCATCCAGCAATGCCTGGCTGGCCGTCACACCACTGACGATCCGCGCGACCTGAGAGCACCCTTCGACCTGCAGGCCATTGGGGCAATAATCGGCAATCCTCGCGGCATCCAGATATCGATCTGCTTCCTGAACCAGAGCGGTGAGCGCAACAGTCATGGCAACCTCTTGGTAAATGCGATATGGCTCGATAGATTTCTAGTCGAACCCTCACGGCAAATCATGCACACATGAAGCTGCATTTCAGTTGGAGCTTCGTATAATGCCGCCACCTTAAGGGGCGCTCCCCGCGCCCGCAACTCTGTCCGGACCCCTGCGCGATGTTCAATGCCCTACGTTTTCTCGGCTGGCCGTTGCTGGTCGGCCTGCTCGTAGCACTGCTGATCATCCAGCGCTATCCGCAGCTGGTGGGTATAAAGGAGCACGACATCGGGCTACAGCAGGCACCGCTGGTTGCCAGCGCACCGCAGCAGGGCCCTTATTCGTACGCCAACGCGGTGGCGGCCGCTGCGCCAGCAGTTGCCAACCTCTACACCACCAAGGTCATCGAGAAGACCGAGCAGCAACCGCTGTCCAAGGATCCACTGTTCCAACGCTTCTTCAGTGACAACCTGCCGAGGCAACGGCGCATGGAGTCGAGCCTCGGTTCTGCGGTAATCATGAGTTCCGAAGGCTACTTGCTCACCAACAACCATGTGACCGCCAACGCCGAGCAGATCGTCGTGGCCCTCAAGGATGGCCGGGAAACGCTGGCCCGGGTGATTGGCAGCGATCCGGAGACCGACCTTGCCGTGCTGAAGATCGACCTCGCAGACCTACCGGCCATCACGCTCGGCCATTCCGATCGCATACGCGTCGGCGACGTCACCCTGGCGATCGGCAACCCCTTCGGCGTCGGCCAGACCGTCACCATGGGCATCATCAGCGCCACCGGCCGCAATCAGCTGGGCCTGAACACCTACGAGGATTTCATCCAAACCGATGCGGCGATCAACCGAGGCAACTCGGGCGGCGCGCTGGTGGATGCCGGCGGCAACCTGATCGGCATCAATACCGCCATCATTTCCGAATCCGGCGGTTCGCAGGGCATCGGCTTCGCGATACCGGTGAAGCTGGCACTGGAAGTGATGAAGTCGATCATCGAGCACGGCCAGGTCATTCGTGGCTGGCTGGGCGTGGAGGTGCAGTCGCTGACTCAGGAGCTCGCGGAGTCCTTCGGTCAGGAAGGACGACCAG
This DNA window, taken from Pseudomonas sp. FeN3W, encodes the following:
- the algW gene encoding Do family serine endopeptidase AlgW, with the translated sequence MFNALRFLGWPLLVGLLVALLIIQRYPQLVGIKEHDIGLQQAPLVASAPQQGPYSYANAVAAAAPAVANLYTTKVIEKTEQQPLSKDPLFQRFFSDNLPRQRRMESSLGSAVIMSSEGYLLTNNHVTANAEQIVVALKDGRETLARVIGSDPETDLAVLKIDLADLPAITLGHSDRIRVGDVTLAIGNPFGVGQTVTMGIISATGRNQLGLNTYEDFIQTDAAINRGNSGGALVDAGGNLIGINTAIISESGGSQGIGFAIPVKLALEVMKSIIEHGQVIRGWLGVEVQSLTQELAESFGQEGRPGIVVAGVYRDGPAARAGLQPGDLILSIDGVQSADGRSSMNQVARARPGENIDIDILRNGKPLTLTAEIGMRPPVNAAPK
- a CDS encoding YtoQ family protein, whose protein sequence is MPFTVYLSGEIHTDWRVEIERGAKAAELDVVFTSAVTDHEASDAAGDCLGAEPNGFWRDHKSSKVNAIRTKTLIQQADLVVVRFGDKYKQWNAAFDAGYCAALGKPYVTLHGDDIVHPLKEVDAAAMAWATTTEQVVEILKYVLRD
- the cysN gene encoding sulfate adenylyltransferase subunit CysN; this encodes MSHQSDLISADILAYLAQHERKELLRFLTCGNVDDGKSTLIGRLLHDSKMIYEDHLEAITRDSKKVGTTGEDVDLALLVDGLQAEREQGITIDVAYRYFSTAKRKFIIADTPGHEQYTRNMATGASTCDLAIILVDARYGVQTQTKRHSFITSLLGIKHIVVAINKMDLMNFDQDVFEKIKADYLAFADRIELKPSSLHFVPMSALKGDNVVNRSERAPWYQGQSLMEILESVEIAGDRNFDDLRFPVQYVNRPNLNFRGFAGTLASGIVRKGDEIAVLPSGKISRVKSIVTFDGELEQATPGEAVTLTLEDEIDVSRGDMLVHADSRPRIADGFEAMLVWMGEEPMLPGKKYDIKRATSYVPASIASIAHKVDVNTLEKGAASSLQLNEIGRVKVSLDAPIALDGYAQNRTTGSFIVIDRLTNGTVGAGMIIADPLAHGSTGHHGALAHVSTEERAIRFGQQPATVLFTGLSGAGKSTLAYAVERKLFDMGRAVYVLDGQNLRHDLNKGLPQDRAGRTENWRRAAQVARQFNEAGLLTLAAFVAPDAEGREQAKALVGADRLLTVYVQASPLTCQQRDPQGLYAAGDDNIPGESFPYDVPGNADLVIDTESLTVEEGAKQVIDLLRQRGAI
- the cysD gene encoding sulfate adenylyltransferase subunit CysD, whose translation is MVDKLTHLKQLEAESIHIIREVAAEFGNPVMLYSIGKDSAVMLHLARKAFFPGKLPFPVLHVDTRWKFQEMYSFRTKMVEEMGLELITHINPEGVAQDMNPFTYGSAKHTDVMKTEGLKQALDKYGFDAAFGGARRDEEKSRAKERVYSFRDSKHRWDPKNQRPELWNLYNGKVKKGESIRVFPLSNWTELDIWQYIYLEQIPIVPLYFAAEREVIEKNGTLIMIDDERILEHLTDEEKGRIEKRMVRFRTLGCYPLTGAVESTATSLPEIIQEMLLTRTSERQGRVIDHDATGSMEEKKRQGYF
- a CDS encoding Nif3-like dinuclear metal center hexameric protein encodes the protein MTVALTALVQEADRYLDAARIADYCPNGLQVEGCSQVARIVSGVTASQALLDAAVEAGADVVLVHHGYFWKNEDARVVGMKQRRLKTLLSNDISLLAYHLPLDVHPEVGNNARLGVLLGLRSDGPLEPGNPRSVGLVGSLEKPLAPAEFMRRIHDVLGREPLMVAGDRPIRRVAWCTGGAQGYIDQAVAAGVDAYITGEISEPTAHIARENGLSFFAAGHHATERYGVRALGEYLASRFGIEHQFIDCPNPA
- a CDS encoding four helix bundle protein; the protein is MDFEKLEVWKRSARLSVNLYRQLSGSRELGFKDQITRSGLSIPSNIAEGMSRGGAKEKIRFLLIAKGSCAELRTQLYIGREAGFVTEEFAGPSIQETREIAAMLSSLIQTIRKDC